A genomic region of Alkalidesulfovibrio alkalitolerans DSM 16529 contains the following coding sequences:
- a CDS encoding molybdopterin-containing oxidoreductase family protein has translation MPISRRQFLYYSALVTSSVALSGLPLYAYDPKPGSGRDEVRRSYCGLCHPRCGTLLHMRDGKVFEVSGDPDHPVTRGMICERGLLMPEHIHHPGRVNHPLKRVGARGEGKWERISWDQALDEVAEKLARLRDAHGPETLAFTHGTSRTHHWDCRRFFNLFGSPNVCGVNNVCMCPSYATEYATYGGMARGNPRRAKCVVIWGRASANSSPVQSWPALQQAKKAGVTFIVVDPRRIEEVELADMWLQIRPGTDLALLLGWIRLVIEEELYDKEFVAKWTVGFDEIRQAVRDYTPEKVSEITWLPVEQITAAARLYATSKPAQIPYGYGLDKQGVNANQCARARAILRAITGNLEVDGGETFGQTPEVAKVRGEFDLVASEAISPAQRAKQLGADTYPFFGFPGWERNVESNRKLPKGHVAPPSMYRTCVAHARDVFRAAIVKKPYPVTAMFSVASNPMLSFPDSPMVMQALMALDLYVVMEYYMTPSAALADYVFPSATTVEQPELWTTGSFCMACPPGIEPLYERRDTYQFYRGLGLRLGQEKDWPWENLEQAYDYCLEPVGTTFAKLTESYGFFGKPQFKRYEQTGFGTPSGKVELVSSIFKDMGCDPVPIYKEPLWSPAGDPELAAQYPLVLITGSRFMPMYHSEHRQIESARRAAPDPLVFLHPETVAALGLADGQWVHVVSPKGKARMRLRASTAIHPKMADAQHGWWFPERSGELPGLFGAFESNANMLCPMEPEQCSPEIGSWPHSALLCRIEKA, from the coding sequence ATGCCCATCAGCAGAAGGCAATTCCTGTACTATTCCGCTCTGGTCACGTCCTCCGTGGCCCTAAGCGGCCTTCCCCTGTATGCCTACGACCCCAAGCCCGGCTCGGGCCGCGACGAGGTGCGGCGCAGCTATTGCGGCCTTTGTCACCCGCGCTGCGGCACGCTCCTGCACATGCGCGACGGCAAAGTGTTCGAGGTCAGCGGCGACCCCGACCATCCCGTGACGCGCGGCATGATCTGCGAGCGCGGCCTGCTCATGCCCGAACACATCCATCATCCCGGCCGCGTCAACCACCCCCTCAAACGGGTCGGCGCGCGCGGCGAGGGGAAGTGGGAGCGGATATCCTGGGACCAGGCCCTGGACGAGGTGGCCGAGAAGCTCGCCCGACTTCGCGACGCCCATGGCCCGGAGACCCTGGCCTTCACCCACGGCACGAGCCGCACCCATCACTGGGACTGCCGCCGCTTCTTCAATCTTTTCGGCTCGCCCAACGTCTGCGGCGTGAACAACGTCTGCATGTGTCCCTCCTACGCCACGGAGTACGCCACTTACGGCGGCATGGCACGCGGTAACCCGCGCCGGGCGAAGTGCGTGGTCATCTGGGGGCGGGCCTCGGCCAACTCCTCGCCCGTGCAGTCCTGGCCCGCGTTGCAACAGGCCAAGAAAGCCGGAGTCACGTTCATCGTCGTCGATCCCAGGCGCATCGAGGAAGTCGAGCTGGCCGACATGTGGCTGCAGATCCGGCCCGGAACGGACTTGGCCTTGCTGCTCGGCTGGATCAGGCTGGTCATCGAGGAGGAACTTTACGACAAGGAATTCGTGGCCAAATGGACCGTGGGCTTCGACGAAATCAGACAGGCCGTGCGCGACTACACGCCCGAAAAAGTCAGCGAGATCACCTGGCTGCCCGTGGAACAGATCACGGCGGCGGCACGGCTCTACGCGACCTCGAAACCCGCGCAGATCCCTTACGGCTACGGCCTGGACAAGCAGGGAGTGAACGCAAACCAGTGCGCCCGCGCCCGCGCCATCCTCAGGGCCATCACCGGCAACCTGGAAGTGGACGGCGGCGAGACCTTCGGCCAGACGCCCGAGGTGGCCAAGGTGCGCGGCGAGTTCGATCTCGTGGCCAGCGAGGCCATTTCCCCGGCCCAGCGCGCCAAGCAGCTCGGGGCCGACACCTACCCCTTCTTCGGCTTTCCGGGCTGGGAGCGCAACGTCGAGTCGAACCGCAAGCTGCCCAAAGGCCACGTGGCCCCGCCCTCCATGTACCGCACCTGTGTGGCGCACGCGCGCGACGTGTTTCGGGCCGCGATCGTCAAAAAGCCCTACCCGGTCACGGCCATGTTCTCCGTGGCCAGCAACCCCATGCTCTCGTTCCCCGACTCGCCCATGGTCATGCAGGCCCTGATGGCGCTCGACCTCTACGTGGTCATGGAATACTACATGACGCCCTCTGCGGCCCTGGCGGACTACGTGTTCCCCTCGGCGACCACGGTGGAGCAGCCCGAGTTGTGGACCACCGGCAGCTTCTGCATGGCCTGCCCGCCGGGAATCGAGCCCCTGTACGAACGGCGCGACACATACCAGTTCTATCGCGGCCTGGGTCTTCGCCTGGGACAGGAGAAGGACTGGCCCTGGGAGAACTTGGAGCAGGCCTACGACTACTGCCTCGAACCCGTGGGCACGACGTTCGCGAAGCTCACCGAGAGCTACGGCTTCTTCGGCAAACCGCAATTCAAGCGCTACGAGCAGACAGGCTTCGGCACGCCCTCGGGCAAGGTCGAGCTTGTCTCGTCGATCTTCAAGGATATGGGCTGCGATCCCGTGCCGATCTACAAGGAGCCGCTGTGGAGTCCGGCGGGCGACCCCGAACTGGCCGCACAATACCCGCTGGTGCTCATCACCGGCAGCCGCTTCATGCCCATGTACCACTCCGAGCACCGGCAGATCGAATCCGCGCGCAGGGCCGCGCCCGATCCCCTGGTCTTCCTGCACCCGGAAACGGTGGCGGCGCTGGGGCTTGCAGACGGGCAGTGGGTGCATGTTGTCTCGCCCAAGGGCAAGGCGCGCATGCGGCTTCGGGCATCCACCGCGATCCATCCGAAGATGGCCGACGCGCAGCACGGCTGGTGGTTCCCCGAGCGTTCGGGCGAGTTGCCCGGGTTGTTCGGGGCCTTCGAGTCCAACGCCAACATGCTCTGCCCCATGGAGCCGGAGCAGTGCAGCCCCGAAATCGGCAGTTGGCCGCACTCGGCCCTGCTCTGCCGCATCGAGAAGGCGTGA
- a CDS encoding TIGR03943 family putative permease subunit produces MNGARRLFSGLLLAGLGSLMVVLPFTTAYWYFLNPRFQHITATAGVVLMLAGILVPTDRVRRPSFMAMAVFAIFLPLAMEAVNQADRPSFAAGALGGLSSVDRGPPRLEIDGREYIRLNPAELLLQGEKTPPDPRPFVTEGMIMRTAEMDADGHVALVRLIINCCFADALAAGVRIAVDDPDAFEKGQWLRVAGHLRPAEKPRGRAPAIPGVIATILGETTAFEPEAFEPMADHPEPYIFDIRSEEPFNY; encoded by the coding sequence GTGAACGGCGCGCGGCGGCTTTTCTCCGGACTCCTTCTGGCGGGCCTGGGCTCGCTGATGGTCGTGTTGCCCTTCACCACGGCCTACTGGTACTTCCTCAACCCGCGCTTTCAGCACATCACGGCCACGGCCGGCGTCGTACTCATGCTCGCGGGCATCCTCGTGCCCACGGATCGCGTGCGGCGGCCGAGTTTCATGGCCATGGCCGTCTTCGCCATCTTTCTGCCCCTGGCCATGGAGGCCGTGAACCAAGCCGACCGGCCGTCCTTCGCCGCCGGAGCCCTGGGCGGACTTTCGTCCGTGGACCGGGGACCGCCGCGCCTTGAAATCGACGGCCGGGAGTACATCCGGCTCAATCCGGCCGAACTGCTGCTGCAGGGCGAGAAGACGCCGCCCGATCCGCGCCCCTTCGTCACGGAGGGCATGATCATGCGCACCGCCGAGATGGACGCGGACGGGCACGTGGCGCTGGTGCGTCTGATCATAAACTGCTGCTTCGCCGACGCCCTGGCCGCCGGGGTGCGCATCGCGGTGGACGATCCCGATGCCTTCGAAAAAGGGCAGTGGTTGCGCGTGGCCGGGCATCTGCGGCCCGCGGAAAAGCCCAGGGGCCGCGCGCCCGCCATTCCCGGCGTCATCGCCACCATCCTCGGCGAGACCACGGCCTTCGAGCCCGAGGCCTTCGAGCCCATGGCCGACCACCCCGAGCCCTACATCTTCGACATCCGCTCCGAGGAGCCCTTCAACTACTGA
- a CDS encoding permease, translating to MLFDSTLALFATITTAIVLEAAPFLLLGCLLSAAFEVYAPADGLERWLPRSALGQTLAGCFAGILLPTCECGVVPLVRRLLAKGVPQRTALAFLLAAPVANPVVLASTWVAFRGDLPLTIGRVVCVLIPAVIIAMVYGRLPAHKLLRGGVDLNAAVGSCSVAGCGCGHEHAERPKGFFAGLRAVLTGAGVEFLHMGAFLIAGAMAAAAIKTFMPADWLHSMAAAPVIAIGSMMLLAVLLSVCSEADAFVAASFVSFPAAARLSFVGLGPMVDLKLIPLFFAVFSRRLALALCLIPIVSVFFTALAFHALFGPGVGL from the coding sequence ATGCTGTTCGACTCCACGCTGGCCCTGTTCGCCACCATCACCACGGCCATCGTGCTTGAGGCCGCCCCCTTCCTGCTGCTTGGCTGCCTGCTTTCGGCGGCCTTCGAGGTTTACGCCCCGGCCGACGGCCTGGAGCGCTGGCTGCCGCGCTCGGCCCTGGGGCAGACCCTGGCCGGGTGCTTCGCGGGGATTTTGCTGCCCACCTGCGAATGCGGCGTGGTGCCGCTGGTGCGCCGCCTGCTGGCCAAGGGCGTGCCGCAGCGAACGGCCCTGGCCTTTTTGCTGGCCGCGCCCGTGGCCAACCCCGTGGTCCTGGCCTCCACCTGGGTGGCCTTTCGCGGCGACCTGCCTCTGACCATCGGTCGCGTGGTCTGCGTGCTCATCCCGGCCGTGATCATCGCCATGGTCTACGGCCGCCTGCCCGCGCACAAGCTCTTGCGCGGCGGGGTAGACCTGAACGCGGCCGTAGGCTCGTGCAGCGTGGCGGGCTGCGGCTGCGGTCACGAACACGCCGAGCGGCCCAAGGGCTTCTTTGCGGGCCTTCGCGCCGTGCTCACGGGTGCGGGCGTGGAATTCCTGCACATGGGCGCCTTCCTCATCGCCGGAGCCATGGCCGCCGCGGCCATCAAGACCTTTATGCCCGCGGACTGGCTGCACTCCATGGCCGCCGCCCCGGTCATCGCCATCGGCTCGATGATGCTTCTGGCCGTATTGCTCTCGGTCTGCTCCGAGGCCGACGCCTTCGTGGCTGCGAGTTTCGTCTCCTTCCCGGCGGCTGCCCGGCTGTCCTTCGTGGGGCTTGGCCCCATGGTGGACCTGAAGCTCATTCCGCTCTTCTTCGCGGTCTTCTCGCGCCGGCTGGCCCTGGCCCTGTGCCTGATTCCCATTGTCTCGGTGTTCTTCACCGCGCTGGCCTTCCATGCCCTGTTCGGGCCGGGGGTGGGGCTGTGA